The Acidimicrobiales bacterium genome includes a window with the following:
- a CDS encoding HD domain-containing protein, protein MSFEHMVDGTPEDYELICRELVAHKAAHLADHLLATLKAMEGPLLGYPVDRFHHSLQSATRALRNGEDDEMVVAALLHDVGDPIAPENHSAVAADILRPYVDERTHWIIRHHGVFQGYYYFHHLGADPDAREQFREHRWFDDCAAFCAEYDQNCFERNYDEMALEEFEPLVREVFSRDSRYPLPSVTLA, encoded by the coding sequence GTGAGCTTCGAACACATGGTGGACGGCACCCCGGAGGACTACGAGCTGATCTGCCGCGAGCTGGTCGCCCACAAGGCCGCCCACCTCGCCGACCACCTCCTGGCGACTCTCAAGGCCATGGAGGGCCCGCTGCTGGGCTACCCGGTGGACCGGTTCCACCACAGCCTGCAGAGCGCCACCCGGGCGCTGCGCAACGGCGAGGACGACGAGATGGTGGTGGCCGCCCTACTGCACGACGTTGGCGATCCCATCGCCCCGGAGAACCACAGCGCGGTGGCCGCCGACATCCTTCGGCCCTACGTGGACGAACGCACCCACTGGATCATCCGGCACCACGGCGTGTTCCAGGGGTACTACTACTTCCACCACCTCGGAGCGGACCCTGACGCCCGTGAGCAGTTCCGGGAACACCGGTGGTTCGACGACTGCGCGGCGTTCTGCGCCGAGTACGACCAGAACTGCTTCGAGCGGAACTACGACGAGATGGCACTCGAGGAGTTCGAGCCGCTGGTGCGCGAGGTGTTCTCGCGCGACAGCCGGTACCCGCTCCCGTCGGTGACCCTGGCCTGA
- a CDS encoding ABC transporter ATP-binding protein: MPAVAVSNLTRSYGDVLAVDDLSFTVEPGEVFALLGPNGAGKSTTLEILEGHRSRDGGSVDVLGRDPGDGDRELRDRIGIVLQEVGIERELTVREVLEHYGACYTRRRPVDEVLALVGLDGLGDRRTHRMSGGQKRRIDLATGLIGDPDLLFLDEPTTGFDPSARRQAWEVVDGLRLLGKTILLTSHYMDEVEALADRALVIVGGRAVATGTPDELRGSAGRETLIRVRFPVEVSGTVDGLLAALVGRASVRNGVLEVRTPAPTADLHHLTTWAVDRGLELDGLEVNRPTLEDVYLDLIGHAGDADGPDSRAAPDG; the protein is encoded by the coding sequence GTGCCAGCGGTCGCCGTATCCAACCTCACCAGGTCGTACGGCGACGTGCTGGCAGTCGACGACCTGTCCTTCACCGTGGAGCCCGGCGAGGTGTTTGCCCTGCTGGGGCCTAACGGAGCTGGCAAGTCGACCACGCTCGAGATCCTGGAGGGCCACAGGAGTCGGGACGGCGGCTCGGTGGACGTGCTCGGGCGGGATCCCGGAGACGGTGATCGGGAGTTGCGGGATCGCATCGGAATCGTCCTCCAGGAGGTCGGGATCGAGCGTGAGCTGACCGTACGCGAGGTGCTGGAGCACTACGGCGCCTGCTACACGCGGCGCCGTCCGGTGGACGAGGTGCTGGCCCTCGTCGGCCTGGATGGCCTCGGTGACCGGCGGACCCATCGCATGTCCGGCGGGCAGAAGCGGCGCATCGACCTGGCGACCGGCCTGATCGGTGATCCGGACCTGCTGTTCCTGGACGAGCCGACCACCGGCTTCGACCCGTCGGCACGGCGCCAGGCCTGGGAGGTGGTCGACGGCCTGCGGTTGTTGGGAAAGACGATCCTGCTGACCAGCCACTATATGGACGAGGTCGAGGCGTTGGCCGACCGCGCCTTGGTCATCGTCGGGGGTCGGGCGGTAGCCACCGGTACCCCCGACGAACTACGGGGCAGCGCCGGTAGGGAGACGCTGATACGGGTCCGGTTCCCCGTGGAGGTGAGCGGAACGGTGGACGGCCTGCTGGCCGCGCTGGTGGGCAGGGCCTCTGTGCGCAACGGGGTGCTGGAGGTCCGGACACCAGCACCGACCGCGGATCTCCACCACCTCACCACGTGGGCCGTCGACCGCGGGCTGGAGCTTGACGGCCTGGAGGTCAACCGTCCCACCCTTGAGGACGTGTACCTGGACCTCATCGGCCACGCCGGCGATGCCGACGGCCCGGACAGCCGGGCGGCCCCCGATGGCTGA
- a CDS encoding ABC transporter permease has product MADRFPSSLGLLARQIGYQNRLFRRTAISAFFTLAFPLIFLLLVGAMFGDIDVAPGQVVAAAQFYAPVLAVFTAVSATYTNIGIVTAIYRDEGVLMRIRSTPLPRWVYMGGVVGSGVFIAVLGSLIMLAVGFGLYGLEMEADRIPVAVVTFVVGVASFSLLGLALASVTPSGQSAPALANATILPLAFISNVFIVVPDPARWLDVAGDVFPLKPFVEAFYAAFDPFRTGSAWEPGLLARIAAWGLLGALVAVRRFKWEPSTGAGLGGTRGRRTRG; this is encoded by the coding sequence ATGGCTGACCGCTTCCCCTCGTCGCTGGGGCTGCTGGCCCGACAGATCGGCTACCAGAACCGCCTGTTTCGGCGGACGGCGATCTCGGCGTTCTTCACGCTGGCCTTTCCGCTCATCTTCCTGCTCCTCGTCGGGGCGATGTTCGGCGACATCGACGTGGCTCCAGGTCAGGTGGTCGCCGCTGCGCAGTTCTACGCCCCGGTCCTGGCGGTGTTCACCGCCGTGTCGGCCACCTACACCAACATCGGGATCGTCACGGCGATCTACCGGGACGAGGGGGTCCTCATGCGGATCCGCAGCACGCCCCTGCCCCGATGGGTCTACATGGGCGGGGTGGTCGGCTCCGGTGTCTTCATCGCCGTGCTCGGCTCGCTGATAATGCTCGCCGTGGGCTTCGGGTTGTACGGCCTCGAGATGGAGGCAGACAGGATTCCGGTGGCCGTGGTCACCTTCGTCGTGGGGGTGGCCTCGTTCTCCCTGCTGGGCCTGGCCCTTGCATCGGTCACGCCCTCCGGGCAGTCGGCGCCGGCGTTGGCCAACGCCACCATCCTGCCGCTGGCGTTCATATCCAACGTGTTCATCGTGGTGCCCGACCCGGCACGCTGGCTGGACGTGGCCGGCGACGTCTTCCCGCTCAAGCCCTTCGTGGAGGCTTTCTACGCCGCCTTCGATCCGTTCCGGACCGGTTCGGCGTGGGAGCCGGGCCTGCTGGCCCGGATCGCCGCCTGGGGCCTGCTCGGCGCCCTCGTCGCAGTCCGTCGATTCAAGTGGGAGCCGTCGACCGGTGCCGGACTGGGGGGCACCCGGGGCCGTCGTACCCGGGGCTGA
- the cofC gene encoding 2-phospho-L-lactate guanylyltransferase, whose protein sequence is MSGAVAVLIPVKAFGSAKGRLAEVLDGLARADLARRMAETVVTAAAPLPVTVVCDDDDVDAWARSQGADVVRVDGPGLNRAVEAGMEALANNGVATVVVAHADLPRATRLDHCAAFDGITLVPDRHHDGTPVAVVPTGVGFRFAYGPGSFAAHVAEAERLGVAWRSLLDPDLAWDVDDPEDLVALEG, encoded by the coding sequence GTGTCCGGAGCCGTGGCGGTGCTGATCCCAGTGAAGGCCTTCGGATCGGCCAAGGGCCGACTGGCCGAGGTCCTGGACGGCCTGGCCCGGGCCGACCTGGCCCGACGCATGGCCGAGACCGTGGTGACCGCGGCGGCTCCCCTCCCCGTGACCGTGGTCTGCGACGACGATGACGTCGATGCCTGGGCCCGATCGCAGGGCGCCGACGTGGTCAGGGTGGACGGACCCGGCCTCAACCGGGCCGTGGAGGCCGGCATGGAGGCTCTGGCCAATAACGGGGTGGCCACCGTGGTGGTGGCCCACGCCGACCTGCCACGGGCCACCCGCCTGGACCACTGTGCCGCGTTCGACGGGATCACCCTGGTGCCGGACCGGCACCACGACGGCACGCCGGTGGCCGTGGTGCCTACCGGCGTGGGCTTCCGGTTCGCCTACGGTCCCGGCTCGTTCGCCGCCCACGTGGCCGAGGCCGAGCGCCTGGGCGTGGCGTGGCGCAGCCTGCTGGACCCGGACCTGGCCTGGGACGTCGACGACCCCGAGGACCTGGTGGCGCTGGAAGGCTGA
- a CDS encoding NAD(P)-dependent glycerol-3-phosphate dehydrogenase: protein MSTVEAVSRVAVIGAGSWGTTVAALLAPVVPTVLWSRRADVAADVSAGRGNRRYLDGYPLPSELEATDDLAVAVGGADLLVVGVPTHGFRHTLELAAAAVGSRTPVISLAKGFERSTGLRMSQVAAEVLPGRPVGVLTGPNLAREILEGRSAATVIAATDPAAASALQGLLASDRFRVYTNEDLVGCELGGALKNVIALAAGMAEGLDTGDNARAALITRGLAEMTRLGVALGGDPMTFAGLAGMGDVMATCMSSQSRNRWVGEQVGRGAEPDRVLAGMDQVAEGVRTATVACELAASVAMEVPVAEGVRSVFDDGRSPTEVWSALMARRTGPEVATT from the coding sequence ATGTCGACCGTCGAAGCGGTGTCGAGGGTGGCAGTCATCGGTGCCGGCTCCTGGGGTACGACGGTGGCCGCCCTGCTGGCTCCCGTGGTGCCGACCGTGCTGTGGTCCCGGCGGGCCGACGTGGCCGCCGACGTGTCTGCCGGTCGCGGCAACCGGCGCTATCTGGACGGCTACCCGCTGCCCAGCGAGCTGGAGGCCACCGACGACCTGGCCGTGGCGGTGGGCGGCGCCGATCTGCTGGTGGTCGGCGTGCCCACCCACGGCTTCCGCCACACGCTGGAGTTGGCGGCCGCCGCCGTCGGGTCCCGGACGCCCGTGATCAGTCTGGCAAAGGGCTTCGAGCGTTCGACCGGGTTGCGGATGAGCCAGGTGGCGGCCGAGGTGCTGCCCGGTCGGCCGGTCGGCGTACTGACCGGGCCGAACCTGGCCAGGGAGATCCTGGAGGGGCGATCGGCGGCCACCGTCATCGCAGCCACGGATCCGGCCGCGGCGTCGGCCCTCCAGGGGTTGCTTGCGTCGGACCGGTTTCGGGTCTACACCAACGAAGACCTGGTCGGCTGCGAGCTGGGTGGTGCGCTGAAGAACGTGATCGCCCTGGCCGCCGGTATGGCCGAGGGGCTCGACACCGGCGACAACGCCCGGGCCGCGCTCATCACCCGTGGCCTGGCGGAGATGACCCGGCTGGGCGTCGCCCTGGGGGGCGACCCCATGACCTTCGCCGGCCTAGCCGGCATGGGCGACGTCATGGCCACCTGCATGAGCTCCCAGAGCCGGAACCGGTGGGTGGGTGAACAGGTGGGGCGCGGTGCTGAGCCAGACCGTGTGCTGGCCGGCATGGACCAGGTGGCCGAGGGCGTACGCACGGCCACCGTTGCCTGCGAGCTGGCTGCGAGCGTCGCCATGGAGGTGCCGGTCGCCGAGGGCGTGCGGTCGGTGTTCGACGATGGCCGGTCACCCACCGAGGTCTGGTCGGCGCTCATGGCACGGCGGACCGGCCCCGAGGTGGCGACCACCTGA